Genomic window (Verrucomicrobiia bacterium):
TGAAACTCCTGCCATCCTGTTCGATCAAATCCTGCCGATGAAACCGGCTGGCCGGGTCGTTGTACTTCCGGTCCAAGAGGTTATAAATGCTGGCTGATGCTTCGAGGTTCTCGATCAGGTTTTGACTGAACAACGTGAAGTTAACGATTCCATAACCGGCAGCGTCCCGGCCAACGGTTGATTCACCCGGGGCTGTCCCGGTGAAGATGGAGTGGCGTGCCGATTGATAGTGAAATTCCAAGGCAGCAAAGAGCTTCTCCCGCACGAGGGGAATGCTCAGGGCGCATTTGACCAAGTGATTCGGTGAATCCGGCAGGTGGCTGCCATTTGCCCGATCCTCGGCATTCTGCAATGTGTAGCTCAACCGCGTGCGGATTCCGTTGGTCCAGGCGCCATCCATTGCGAGTTCAACTCCCTGCGCGCGCGCGTCGAAATTGCGAAACTCCCCGGCCTGAAACGAAATCAGGTCATCCATTTCGTTCCAGAACCCGGAAATCGAAGAACGCAGGGTTCGGGTGATTTCCTGTTCAAAGATGAGCTCATATGCGCTGATTGTTTCTGGCTGGAGGTCACGGAAATTGGGATCGCTCAGCTCGCGAAAGTTCGGCGCGCGAAATGCCGTGCCGTATACCGCCTTGAAGGAGGAACCTTCCCATGCGTTGTAAATAGCCGCCAGCCGCGGGTTTACCGCCCCGTCCGTGTCACCGTACTTGTCGTAGCGCACCCCGCCGCTCAGATGCAGGTTCTTCTGTATTTCAAAATCGGTCTGCGCGTAAAATCCGTAGCTGCGGCGGTCGAGCGAAATCTGCGTGCCGCCCGGAACCAGCACCGCCTTTTCCTGCCTGAAATCATCCCGGTACTCAGCGCCGAGGCTGACCATGTGGCGATCCCACAACTTCTTGCTTACCTGGATCTCAGTCCCCCACCACTCGCCTGCCTGCCGTTCACGGGTCACGTTTGTGGACGTGGCGGCTACGAGAGGGTACCCAATTGAAAAATCATTTCGGTCGTAATACAGCCGCGCGGTCAGCGCCAGGCCGTCATCGAACTGATGGCTATAACGCAGGGCCGTGTAGGCGCGTTCGTCGACCGTTCGCAGCCCTGCCTGGTTAAACGCCGAGAGGAACTGTGCCGTGGGATTCTCCTTCTCCCGTCGGATATAGCTCCCTTCCAAGGTGAAGTCCCCGAAAGCAATGGATCCAAATAAGCTTCCGAATTGATCGCTGTCGAGGTCTTCAGCAATGCCGCGGTTCTGGCCGGGTGTGTTGAATTGCGGATAAAAAAGCCGATCGTCTCCGCTGCTTTCGTAAAATGTTCCAGAGAGGAGCATCCGGAATCCGTTCGAGAATTCCTTCCCAAAGCTCACACGCGCCTTCCACGTTTCGAAACCGCCGTAATCGGCGGAGACCTCGGTTCCGTTCAGCTGGGCAGGTTGCCGGGTGATGACATTCACCACGCCGAAAAATGCGTTGTTGCCGTACAGAACGGAACCCGGTCCCCGAATGATTTCCACCCGCTCGATCAGGTCAACGTCGAGGATAAACGCAGTGTCGATGAACGCGCCATCCGTCAGGTTGTTGTTCACCCGATGGCCGTTGATCAGCAGGAGGATGCGGCTGTTGAAGTCGCCGAGGCTGACGCCGCGGACTCCGACGATTGCATAGTTTCGATCATACGAAACATGAAATCCCTGGACGCTTTCGAGCACATCTCCGAGGGTGCGATGACCGTAGCGCCGAATCTCGTCGGCGGTAATCACGGAAATGGACGAGGGCGCGGCCGTGACTTTCTGTTCAAACTTGGAAGCACCGAACACCGTTGGCACCTCAATCTCCATCAACACTTCCAAGGGCAAATCACTCAGGTCCTGGCTTTCCACAGCCGGAGCCGTCCCGCTGGTCGCTCCCATCAGAAGAATGCAAACGGAGCGGAATCCAGGGAATGCGCGCAAGCGGGTGAACGCCCGCCTGAACATCATTGGCACGATGGATTGGTTCATCTCATCCGCCTAAAGATGTCCGCGCCCGGCATTTGCCGGGCCAGCGAGGTTCGCTCTCGGCCATCACTCGGTGCAGAGTTGGGCTCCGATCTGTCATTTTTGATTGATGGGCACTCGATCGCGATCATGTTGCGTGTCGAAGTTCCCCAGTTCGTATCGAGCCGGTCCGCTGTTCCTAGCGTCTTTTGCTGTGCTGGACTAAGCCATTCTTGGCCGGCTCAAGGTCCATCGGCAGATCGCGTGCATTCCTGAGGTGAAACCGGAGAAAGAGTGTGTTTTGTCCGCAAAATGCGTGGAACTTGAGTCCACCCTGGAGGAGGACACACCGCAGCGGCGGTAAAGATTTATGCCGCGGGTTTGGCTGGGGAACGTATGCCGCTGGAATGGCGGCGGGTTAGGCGAAGTCGTAAACCACCACGCGTTTGACCACGCGCTTTACCACTTTTTCGACAAACTCGATGTGCAGCGGATGCACCTGGTAGTCGTCCTGCGTTTTTTTATCGGGAAAAACGATGTTCAAACCGACCTGATACGTTTGGTCGACGACCGGTCGATGGCTTCCTGCCATTTTGCCGACATGAAAATGGAGCGCGCCCGGCACAGGCCGCAAATACTTTTCTGCGCCCGCAATCACTTCATCCGCTGCCGAGGCCTGCTCAGGATCCGTCCAAAAGATGACAACGTGTGAAAACATGGGCGCGAGCGTATGTAAACAGCAGCCCCTTGTCAGTTGTTTGTTCCTTGAAGCATTAACCACGGCATTGATTTCGAGGTTTCCGCTTTTCGCTGTGCGCCTTTTGTGCTTATGTCCCGGCCTTTATGAGCAAGACAGCTTTATTGTTCGCCGGCCAGGGGGCGCAGACCGTTGGCATGGGAAAGGACTTCTTCGCGCAATCAGCCGCGGGACAATGGTGGTTTGAGCGAGCCAACACCGCGGTCGGATTTGACCTGGCTTCCGTCTGCTTCGAAGGGCCGGAGGCGGAACTCACGAAAACGGAGAATGCGCAGCCTGGAATTTTCCTGGTGAGCTGGGTTGCGTTTCAGCTGCTGAAGGAGCGGGTGCCAGGGCTTCGCTTCCAAGCTACAGCAGGCTTGTCATTGGGCGAGTTCACAGCCCTGACAGCAGCGGAATCGATGACCTTTGAAGATGCGCTTCGGATCGTGAGGCAACGCGGACGTTTTATGCAGGAGGCCTGCGAGGCCACGCGCGGCGGAATGGCCGCAATTATCGGGCTGGATGAAACCCCGACGCGCGAAGTTTGCAGGGACGCCGGGGTCGAACTTGCCAACTTGAACTGCCCCGGCCAACTAGTGATTTCAGGTGAGGCCGATCGCATTCAGAATGCATGCGAACTGGCAAAGGCAAAAGGCGCACGACGCGCCCTCCCTCTGGCGGTCGCAGGCGCGTATCACTCGCCCTTGATGGCCAGTGCCCAGCCAAAGCTGCGGGCGGAACTCGCGTCCGCGCGGATATCCCCGCCATTGGTGCCCGTCATTTCAAATGTGACAGCCCAGCCGCATTCGGAGCCCATTTCCATCAGCAGTCGGCTGGTCGAACAGGTCACCGCCTCTGTGCGATGGGAAGAATCCATGCGATACCTGCTGGGCCAGGGATTCACACGTTTCATCGAACTCGGCCCTGGCACCGCGCTCAGCGGGTTTATGAAACGCATCGACAAATCCGCGCAAATGCTGAACGTGGCGGATGTTGCGAGTCTCGACGCAACGGCGGCGGCTTTGGGAACTTGATCCCATTCCATGCATCACGTATCACGTAGCGCCATGAGTCAACTTGCCAATCAGATCGCGGTGGTGACGGGTGCGGGCCGTGGGATCGGCCGCGCGGTCGCACTTAAGTTCGCCGCCGAAGGGGCGGATGTCGTTTGCGTCTCGCGAACGCAGGAGAACTCAGACAAGGTTGCGGCCGAAATCCGGGCTCTGGGCCGGTCGTCGTGGGCTCATTCCGTCGATGTTTCAGACGGGGCGGCGGTCGCCAGTGCTGCCGAAAAGATCCTGGCCGAATGCGGGAAGGTCGACATCCTTGTGAACAACGCCGGGGTCACGCGCGATGGGTTGCTGATGCGGATGAGTGAGGCGGATTGGGATACGGTTTTGAACACGAACCTCAAGGGCGCCTTCCTGTTCACAAAAGCCTTTGCACGCCAATTTGCCAAACAGCGTTCTGGCCGTATTATCAATGTCGCTTCGGTGATCGGTTTGATCGGGAATGCGGGACAGGCCAACTACGCTGCGAGCAAGGCCGGTTTGATCGGCTTCACGCAATCGGTCGCGCGCGAACTTGCCGGCCGTTCCGTGACTTGCAATGCACTCGCACCCGGATTCATTGAGACGGACATGACTTCAGCTCTGAATGCCGAACTGAAAGCGGAACTGCTGAAGCGGATCCCGCTCGGGAGCTTTGGCCGGGCGGATGACATTGCAAGCGCCGCGTTGTATCTGGCGAGTCCCGGGGCTCGTTACGTCACCGGGCAAGTGCTCACCGTTGATGGTGGAATGGTAATGTAACTGCGGCTTGAACAGCAGATTTGGACAGCAAAATTGCGTCAGAAAAACACGATAATTTGCGCGGGAAGAAAATGTGAATCGGGGCTTGACGCCCCCTTCACCGTGGCATAGACACACTGCAAATAACGAAGAACCGGAGAAAACCATGGCTGAAAAAACTATTGAACAGCGAGTAAAGGATATCATTGTCGAGCAGTTGGGGGTGAATGCAGACCAGGTCACGCCCGAAGCGAAGTTCATTGAGGACCTCGGCGCTGACTCGCTCGATACCGTCGAATTGGTCATGGCTCTCGAAGAAGAGTTTGGCAGCGAGATCCCTGATGAACAGGCCGAGAAACTGCAGAGCGTCGGGGACGTGATCAAGTACGTCGAAGAGACCCAGCAAAAGTAATTGTCACCGCGGATTTTCCGGGGCAGCTTGAGCTGCGTGCCAGCCTAAGCTGCCCCTTTCGTTTTACTCTATGGCCACGAATTGGATCGATCGCCGGGTTGTTGTGACCGGGATTGGACTTGTTACTCCGCTCGGAAACGAGGTTGAAGGGTTTTGGAACAATCTCACCAGTGGCCAGTGCGGAATCGATAAGATCACTGCTTTTGATGCCGCTCCGTTTGCAACCCAGATCGCCGGGCAGGTCAAAGAGTTCGATCCTATTCCGGCGTTTCCATCTCCCAAGGAAGCACGCCGCACGGACCGTTACTCGCAGTTTGGAATTTTCGCAGGCTGGAAGGCCCTGAAGGATTCAGGTCTCGATCTCAGCAAGACAAACCCCGATGAAATCGGCGTCTTCATTGGCTCGGGAATTGGCGGCCTGGAAACCACGGGCGACCAGATGAAGGTGTTGTTGGAGCGGGGTCCGGGACGGCTTTCGCCCTTCATGATTCCGATGCTGATCTCGAACATGGCATCCGGGCTGGTCTCGATGTATTACAATTTGCGGGGTCCAAACTTCGCGACCTGTTCCGCATGCGCCACCGCCAACCACGCGCTGGGCGAAGCCTGGCGAACCATCAAAATGGGCGATGCCAAGGCCATTCTGGCTGGGGGTGCGGAAGCGGCGATCGTGCCCATCGGCATCGGCGGTTTTTGCGCCATGAAAGCGATGAGCACGCGCAACAACGACCCCAAACGCGCATCGCGGCCTTTCGACAAGGATCGCGACGGCTTTGTGATGGGAGAAGGCGCGGGTGTTGTGATGCTCGAGGAGCTGGAGCACGCCAAAGCGCGCGGCGCCCGGATCTACGCCGAACTCGCCGGCTACGGCAACACCGCCGATGCGCATCACCTTACGGCGCCCTCCCCGGGCGGCGAAGGCGCGGGTCGCTGCATGAAGATGGCCTTGCGCAGCGCCGGGCTGAACACGACCGACGTGTCCTATATCAATGCGCATGGCACATCGACTCCGCAGGGGGACATTGCAGAAACCCAGGCGATCAAGACCGTGTTCGGAGAACACGCCCGCAAACTCGTGGTGAGTTCAACGAAAGGAGCCACGGGCCATATGCTGGGCGCGGCGGGCGCGGTCGAGATGATCGCATGCGTAAAGGCGATCCAAACCAACATCGTTCCACCAACGATCAATCTGCAAAATCCCGATCCGGAGTGCGATTTGGATTACGTGCCGAACACCGCGCGCCAGATGCCGGTGAACGCCATCGTCAACAACTCCTTCGGTTTCGGCGGGCACAACGCCAGCATCATCGCGAAGAAATTCGTCGGTTGATCGAGTGCCTGCGGCAGTGATATGGGGGACTGAGGTGCGACCGCGGACGCGTTAAGCGTGGGAATGGGTCCAGGCCTCACACCGGTGATGTCCGGGGTTGTTTGCGGATCAAAGTCCGGGTGTGGCGTAACCGAAAGCCGGTTCGCAGGAATGCTTTATTTCACCGGCACTGGCGCGGGATGATGCGCGGTGTGACTCTGGCCCAGTGCGCCTGCTTCCTCGCCCTGATGCTGTTTTGCGATGAGCACGTAGATGGCAGGAATCACGAGCAGCGTGAAGATGGTGCCCAGCGCCATTCCCGCGACAACGATCAGTCCTATCGAATTGCGCGCTGCTGCTCCCGCGCCCGTGACGAGCACGAGCGGGAAATGCCCGGCCACAGTCGCAACGCTCGTCATCAGGACGGGACGCAATCGCGTGAGCGCCGCCTCGCGCACCGCCGAGATCTTGTCCATGCCGCTGCGTTGCAGTTCATTCGCGAATTCCACGATCAGAATGCCATTCTTTGACACCAGTCCCACCAGGGTCACCAGCCCAACCTGCGCATAGATGTTTAGAGTTGTCGTCCATCCGTCGGTCCAGAACGCCATGTTTGGATTCGGGAATTTCAGGAAGGTAAAAATCAGCGCGCCGAACATCGCCAGCGGCACCGACCCCAGAATGATGATGAATGGATCGCGGAAGCTGTTGAACTGCACAGCGAGGACCAGGATGATCAGGATGATCGAGAGTCCCAGCGCGGGTAAGAATTTGTTCCCTTCCGTGCGGAGCTGCCGCGATTCGCCAGTGTAATCGAGCTTGTACCCCGCAGGCAGAATGGCATTGGACTCCTTCTCGAGAAATGCAAGTGCTTCGTCGAGCGGGCGAACAGCCACGCCGCTGAGCTTGACGGAATTCAACTGCTGGAAGCGATTGAGCGCGCGCGGCGTCGTGCGCTTGTTCAACTTGGCGAATGTGTCCAGCGGAATTAACTGGTCGCCGGGGCCTTTGACGTAGGTGTTCTTCAATTGATCGGCAGTAAGGCGGTCGGCTCGTTTCATTTGCGGAATGACCTTGTAGCTGCGGCCGCCGAAGTTGAAGCGGTTGACGTAGTTGCCGCCGATTAACGCTGACAGGTCCGCGCCAATCGTCTGCATGTCGAGTCCCAGCGAAGCGACCTTGTCGCGATCGAGTTCCAGTTCAACTTCGGGTTGGTCAACCTTCGTGTCGATTTCCGGAGGGAACGCAAACAAACCACTCGCCGCAGCCTTCTCTTGAATCTGCTGCGCGAAGCCCAGAATTTCGGCGGGTTCCGCCGTGGCGGAAATTATAAATTCCACAGGGAAATCGCCGCCACCAGGCAACGCAGCCGGCGTGACGAAGAAAGTGCGAATGCCGGGAATTTCACTGACCGACTGCTGCACCTGCGGAACGATCTCAAACACGCTGCGCTCACGTTCGCCCCAGGGTTTCAGGACCAGGCCGGAAATGCCGTTGTCCGGAAACGTCAGTTGGAACGTTCGATCCGCCTCGGGAATGCTCATTAGCCTTCGATTCACTTCCTCGGTGTAGAACGTCGTTTGATCAATCGTCGCATCGGCAGGAGCTGTCACAATCCCAAGAGCAAATCCCTGGTCCTCTGCCGGCGCGAGTTCCGCCGACGAAAACATGAAGAGGGGAACCGACAGCAAGCTCAGCCCGATCCACAGCACGTACACCGCAGGTCGGGCGTTGAGCGTCACATCCAGGAGGCGGGCATATCCCCGGCGCAAACGATCGAATCCATGATTGATGCGGCCCGCCAATCCGGCTTCCTCGCTGCCAGGTTTCAGCAATTTGGCGCACATGAGCGGCGACAGCGTGAGAGCAACAACTCCCGAAATGAACACCGCGCCAGCCAATGTGAGCGCAAATTCCTGGAACAGCGATCCCGTGAGCCCTCCCTGAAACGCAATCGGCGCATACACGGCGGCCAATGTAATGGTCATGGCGATGATTGGCCCGACCAGCTCGCGAGCACCGAGTACGGCCGCTTTCAACGGCGTTTGTCCTTCTCGGATATGACGCTCCACGTTCTCGACCACGACAATCGCATCATCCACGACCAGTCCGACGGACAAGACGATGGCGAGCAGCGTCAGGAGATTCAGCGAGAAACCAAAAATCTGCATCAGGAAGACCGCGCCAATCAGCGATACGGGAATGGCAACGAGCGGAATCAGCACCGATCGCAGCGAGCCGAGGAAGAGGAAAATGACGACGGCCACGATCAACAGCGTTTCAGACAAAGTCTTGATTACTTCATGGATCGCGTCATCGATGTATTTGGTCGCGTCGTAGGCGATCTTCGCCTCCAGACCCGAGGGCAACTCGTTCTGAATCGCTGCAATCTCTTCCCGCACCCGGCTCATGACGTCGAGGGAGTTTGCATTGGGAAGCGGCCAGACGCCCATGAACACAGCGCGCTCGCCATTGAACCGCACTTCGGAATCATAATCCTCGGCGCCCATTTCGATATCTGCGACATCGCGCAAACGGACCAGGGAATCCCCCGCGTCGCGAATGACCAGATTCCGGAACTCCTCCACTGAGCGAAGATCGGTATTCGCCGTGAGATTCACCTGAACGAGGGCGCCTTTCGTGCGGCCTACGGCCGATAGATAGTTATTGGCCGCGAGCGACTCGCGCACTTCATCCGGGCTGATCCCGTACGCCGCGAGCCTGTCCGTCTTAAGCCAGATCCGCATCGCGAACGTGCGTCCGCCGAGAATGTCAGCCCGCTGCACACCTTCCAGCGCGGACAAACGCGGTTGCACGACCCGCACGAGGTAATCCGTGATCTGGTTTGCTTCGAGAATTTCCGATGTGAAACTCAAGTACGCGGAGGCAAATCGCGAATCGGCGGTTTCGATGTTGATGATGGGAACTTCCGCCTCAGGCGGCAGGTCGTTACGCACCTGGTTCACCTTGGAATTGATCTCCGAGAGGGCCTTGTTCGCATCGTAGTTGAGGCGCAGGCGCGCGGTAATGGTCGACAATCCCAGAGCGCTGCTCGATTGCAGATATTCAATGCCGTCCGCGGCGGCAATGGCGCGCTCCAGCGGTTGCGTGATGAAACCGCGCACCAGTTCTGCGCTTGCGCCAACATAGACCGTGGTGACCGTGACCGTCGCGTTTTCGCTTTTCGGATACTGCCGGACGTTCAACGTTTTGATGGCCGTGAAACCGGCCAGCAGGATGATCAAGTTGACGACGAGCGCCAGAACCGGCCGCCGTATGAAGATATCGGTAATCGACTTCATCGTATGTCTTTCGTGTCGATGGCGGTGATCAGCGGTCAGGCGGACGGGGGGCTTCGTTGGCGGGCGGTGCAATATCGTTGTTCTCGGCAACCGCCATGCCGTTGCGCAATTTGAAAACTCCCGAGGCGGCGACCTTGGTGCCGGGCTGCAGGCCGGTCTCAACCGAAACGAAATCGCCCAGAGCGCGGCCGGTTCGCACAAATTGTTGACGCACAACAAGCCCTGGGCTGGCAGAGTTGGTTCCCTTTTCGATGACGTAGACTGAGTCGCCGTAAGGCGCGCTCAGGATCGACGTTGCGGGGATGATCAGGACCTTCTGTTCCACTGGAAGCAACACTTCAACACGAGCAAACATTCCCGGCCGCAGCAGTTGCTCCGCGTTTTCCAGTGTTGCCTGCAGGCGGATGCTTCGCGTGCTGGCCTGGAGGTCGGGATTGATGGCCGTGAGAACCCCGTCAAACTGCCGCTTCGAGTAAGTGTCCGTGGTGACGCGCACCTTCATTCCCGGTTTCAAACGCGACAACTCCTGCTGGGGCAGTGAAAAATCGGCGTAGACGGGAGCGAGGGATTGAAGCGACACAATGGGTTTGCCGGTTTCAACGTACTCCCCGAGGTTCACCTGCCGGATTCCCAATTGCCCCCCAAACGGAGCGCGGAGGGTCTTCTTCTGAATTGCCGCGCGGACGGCATCCGCATTCGCCTGCGCCTGCTTGAGCGTGGCTTCCGAAGTGTCTACTTCCGAT
Coding sequences:
- a CDS encoding TonB-dependent receptor encodes the protein MNQSIVPMMFRRAFTRLRAFPGFRSVCILLMGATSGTAPAVESQDLSDLPLEVLMEIEVPTVFGASKFEQKVTAAPSSISVITADEIRRYGHRTLGDVLESVQGFHVSYDRNYAIVGVRGVSLGDFNSRILLLINGHRVNNNLTDGAFIDTAFILDVDLIERVEIIRGPGSVLYGNNAFFGVVNVITRQPAQLNGTEVSADYGGFETWKARVSFGKEFSNGFRMLLSGTFYESSGDDRLFYPQFNTPGQNRGIAEDLDSDQFGSLFGSIAFGDFTLEGSYIRREKENPTAQFLSAFNQAGLRTVDERAYTALRYSHQFDDGLALTARLYYDRNDFSIGYPLVAATSTNVTRERQAGEWWGTEIQVSKKLWDRHMVSLGAEYRDDFRQEKAVLVPGGTQISLDRRSYGFYAQTDFEIQKNLHLSGGVRYDKYGDTDGAVNPRLAAIYNAWEGSSFKAVYGTAFRAPNFRELSDPNFRDLQPETISAYELIFEQEITRTLRSSISGFWNEMDDLISFQAGEFRNFDARAQGVELAMDGAWTNGIRTRLSYTLQNAEDRANGSHLPDSPNHLVKCALSIPLVREKLFAALEFHYQSARHSIFTGTAPGESTVGRDAAGYGIVNFTLFSQNLIENLEASASIYNLLDRKYNDPASRFHRQDLIEQDGRSFRLKLTYRF
- a CDS encoding Dabb family protein codes for the protein MFSHVVIFWTDPEQASAADEVIAGAEKYLRPVPGALHFHVGKMAGSHRPVVDQTYQVGLNIVFPDKKTQDDYQVHPLHIEFVEKVVKRVVKRVVVYDFA
- the fabD gene encoding ACP S-malonyltransferase, producing MSKTALLFAGQGAQTVGMGKDFFAQSAAGQWWFERANTAVGFDLASVCFEGPEAELTKTENAQPGIFLVSWVAFQLLKERVPGLRFQATAGLSLGEFTALTAAESMTFEDALRIVRQRGRFMQEACEATRGGMAAIIGLDETPTREVCRDAGVELANLNCPGQLVISGEADRIQNACELAKAKGARRALPLAVAGAYHSPLMASAQPKLRAELASARISPPLVPVISNVTAQPHSEPISISSRLVEQVTASVRWEESMRYLLGQGFTRFIELGPGTALSGFMKRIDKSAQMLNVADVASLDATAAALGT
- the fabG gene encoding 3-oxoacyl-[acyl-carrier-protein] reductase, translating into MSQLANQIAVVTGAGRGIGRAVALKFAAEGADVVCVSRTQENSDKVAAEIRALGRSSWAHSVDVSDGAAVASAAEKILAECGKVDILVNNAGVTRDGLLMRMSEADWDTVLNTNLKGAFLFTKAFARQFAKQRSGRIINVASVIGLIGNAGQANYAASKAGLIGFTQSVARELAGRSVTCNALAPGFIETDMTSALNAELKAELLKRIPLGSFGRADDIASAALYLASPGARYVTGQVLTVDGGMVM
- the acpP gene encoding acyl carrier protein; translated protein: MAEKTIEQRVKDIIVEQLGVNADQVTPEAKFIEDLGADSLDTVELVMALEEEFGSEIPDEQAEKLQSVGDVIKYVEETQQK
- the fabF gene encoding beta-ketoacyl-ACP synthase II: MATNWIDRRVVVTGIGLVTPLGNEVEGFWNNLTSGQCGIDKITAFDAAPFATQIAGQVKEFDPIPAFPSPKEARRTDRYSQFGIFAGWKALKDSGLDLSKTNPDEIGVFIGSGIGGLETTGDQMKVLLERGPGRLSPFMIPMLISNMASGLVSMYYNLRGPNFATCSACATANHALGEAWRTIKMGDAKAILAGGAEAAIVPIGIGGFCAMKAMSTRNNDPKRASRPFDKDRDGFVMGEGAGVVMLEELEHAKARGARIYAELAGYGNTADAHHLTAPSPGGEGAGRCMKMALRSAGLNTTDVSYINAHGTSTPQGDIAETQAIKTVFGEHARKLVVSSTKGATGHMLGAAGAVEMIACVKAIQTNIVPPTINLQNPDPECDLDYVPNTARQMPVNAIVNNSFGFGGHNASIIAKKFVG
- a CDS encoding efflux RND transporter permease subunit gives rise to the protein MKSITDIFIRRPVLALVVNLIILLAGFTAIKTLNVRQYPKSENATVTVTTVYVGASAELVRGFITQPLERAIAAADGIEYLQSSSALGLSTITARLRLNYDANKALSEINSKVNQVRNDLPPEAEVPIINIETADSRFASAYLSFTSEILEANQITDYLVRVVQPRLSALEGVQRADILGGRTFAMRIWLKTDRLAAYGISPDEVRESLAANNYLSAVGRTKGALVQVNLTANTDLRSVEEFRNLVIRDAGDSLVRLRDVADIEMGAEDYDSEVRFNGERAVFMGVWPLPNANSLDVMSRVREEIAAIQNELPSGLEAKIAYDATKYIDDAIHEVIKTLSETLLIVAVVIFLFLGSLRSVLIPLVAIPVSLIGAVFLMQIFGFSLNLLTLLAIVLSVGLVVDDAIVVVENVERHIREGQTPLKAAVLGARELVGPIIAMTITLAAVYAPIAFQGGLTGSLFQEFALTLAGAVFISGVVALTLSPLMCAKLLKPGSEEAGLAGRINHGFDRLRRGYARLLDVTLNARPAVYVLWIGLSLLSVPLFMFSSAELAPAEDQGFALGIVTAPADATIDQTTFYTEEVNRRLMSIPEADRTFQLTFPDNGISGLVLKPWGERERSVFEIVPQVQQSVSEIPGIRTFFVTPAALPGGGDFPVEFIISATAEPAEILGFAQQIQEKAAASGLFAFPPEIDTKVDQPEVELELDRDKVASLGLDMQTIGADLSALIGGNYVNRFNFGGRSYKVIPQMKRADRLTADQLKNTYVKGPGDQLIPLDTFAKLNKRTTPRALNRFQQLNSVKLSGVAVRPLDEALAFLEKESNAILPAGYKLDYTGESRQLRTEGNKFLPALGLSIILIILVLAVQFNSFRDPFIIILGSVPLAMFGALIFTFLKFPNPNMAFWTDGWTTTLNIYAQVGLVTLVGLVSKNGILIVEFANELQRSGMDKISAVREAALTRLRPVLMTSVATVAGHFPLVLVTGAGAAARNSIGLIVVAGMALGTIFTLLVIPAIYVLIAKQHQGEEAGALGQSHTAHHPAPVPVK
- a CDS encoding efflux RND transporter periplasmic adaptor subunit codes for the protein MKRKIALSTFIVVIMLASLAGIKLLQIQTLMAAGESFTAPPETVSSAIAREQTWQETLAAIGSISAVQGVTITPEVAGTVSEIAFESGAMVKKGDLLIRLDTSTEEAQLRAIEAQANLARINAERMRQLRSDNTVSQSEVDTSEATLKQAQANADAVRAAIQKKTLRAPFGGQLGIRQVNLGEYVETGKPIVSLQSLAPVYADFSLPQQELSRLKPGMKVRVTTDTYSKRQFDGVLTAINPDLQASTRSIRLQATLENAEQLLRPGMFARVEVLLPVEQKVLIIPATSILSAPYGDSVYVIEKGTNSASPGLVVRQQFVRTGRALGDFVSVETGLQPGTKVAASGVFKLRNGMAVAENNDIAPPANEAPRPPDR